Proteins from a genomic interval of Neovison vison isolate M4711 chromosome 4, ASM_NN_V1, whole genome shotgun sequence:
- the LOC122904627 gene encoding 40S ribosomal protein S24-like: MNDTVTIQTRKFMTNRLLQRKQMVIDVLHPGKATVPKTEIREKLAKMYKTTPDVIFVFGFRTHFGGGKTTGFGMIYDSLDYAKKNEPKHRLARHGLYEKKKTSRKQ, translated from the coding sequence ATGAACGACACAGTAACTATCCAGACCAGGAAGTTCATGACCAACCGACTACTTCAGCGCAAACAAATGGTTATTGATGTCCTTCATCCTGGAAAGGCAACAGTACCTAAGACAGAAATTCGGGAAAAACTAGCCAAAATGTACAAGACCACACCAGATGTCATATTTGTATTTGGATTCAGAACCCATTTTGGTGGTGGCAAGACAACTGGCTTTGGCATGATTTATGATTCCTTGgattatgcaaagaaaaatgaacccaaacaTAGACTTGCAAGACACGGTCTgtatgagaagaaaaagacctcaagaaaacagtga